One Butyricicoccus intestinisimiae genomic window carries:
- a CDS encoding ParB/RepB/Spo0J family partition protein: MARGGRPIIPTGGTAQRIQDQRNRSTHSIPLDKLIPYHRENVNGNPIFHDYAQEKLEQLANSLERDGQVENIIVFPSEQQPGMYEVLSGKQRTRAARLVQQKHPERNTLNATVLDLQAVKANTFALGDLTYVLTNVHRRDQLLISELGMAFEMQFQAEKHQGKAAAQGTDTLTELAQQNQTSPSFIKCARQFIPEIAIPEVIDLADSGSIPVSTASQTLTRMNKETQRALMEKLKQASEQEGWQLASYCKKKLTTAALRALKAAYDMRIAAAKDAQSNVLTENDTAFLFTDAKPKTVFKAPTKQALQRVIPEQLWGDQKAASDYLVNAMEQLKRYKEKYGEL; this comes from the coding sequence ATGGCACGAGGCGGCAGACCGATTATTCCGACAGGCGGCACAGCACAGCGCATTCAGGATCAGCGCAACCGTTCGACGCACAGCATTCCGCTGGACAAGCTGATTCCGTATCATCGGGAAAATGTGAACGGCAATCCGATTTTCCATGACTACGCACAGGAAAAGCTGGAGCAGCTGGCAAACAGCTTGGAGCGGGACGGACAAGTAGAGAACATTATTGTATTCCCATCTGAGCAGCAGCCGGGCATGTATGAGGTGCTGTCCGGCAAGCAGCGCACGCGCGCCGCGCGATTGGTACAGCAAAAACATCCCGAGCGCAACACGTTGAACGCCACGGTTTTGGACTTACAAGCTGTAAAGGCGAACACCTTTGCACTGGGCGATTTGACCTATGTTTTGACCAATGTACACCGCAGAGACCAATTATTGATCTCTGAATTGGGCATGGCGTTTGAAATGCAGTTTCAAGCGGAAAAGCATCAGGGAAAGGCGGCGGCTCAGGGAACGGACACGCTGACCGAGCTGGCACAGCAGAATCAAACCTCGCCGTCCTTTATCAAGTGCGCACGGCAGTTCATTCCGGAAATTGCCATTCCTGAAGTTATTGACTTGGCGGACAGCGGAAGCATTCCTGTGAGCACGGCATCGCAGACGCTGACGCGCATGAACAAGGAAACCCAGCGCGCCTTAATGGAAAAGCTCAAGCAGGCAAGTGAACAGGAAGGCTGGCAGCTGGCAAGCTATTGCAAGAAAAAGCTGACGACTGCCGCCCTGCGTGCCCTCAAGGCGGCGTATGATATGCGCATCGCTGCGGCGAAAGACGCGCAGAGCAACGTGCTGACAGAGAACGACACCGCGTTTCTGTTTACGGATGCCAAGCCAAAGACCGTATTCAAAGCACCGACCAAGCAGGCATTGCAGCGAGTGATTCCGGAACAGCTGTGGGGAGACCAGAAGGCCGCCTCGGACTATCTCGTAAATGCGATGGAGCAGCTGAAGCGGTATAAGGAAAAATATGGGGAACTGTGA
- a CDS encoding 4'-phosphopantetheinyl transferase family protein yields MRSADSGKPYFTDKAMPRFNWSHCHGGILCAVDMQEVGCDIQDDILDAQVLYSRCLHERERSNLPQEEADAAFTRLWALKESYLKYLGVGLRRDMRELDYSGCVQPCGSRDIGDAVLTWGRYPRLYYSVCAQAPTDICEINSEMLYQTLCCE; encoded by the coding sequence ATGCGATCTGCAGATTCAGGAAAACCGTACTTTACTGACAAAGCCATGCCGCGGTTTAACTGGTCGCATTGTCACGGCGGAATTCTCTGCGCTGTGGATATGCAGGAAGTCGGATGTGATATTCAAGACGATATCCTGGATGCACAGGTGCTGTATTCTCGCTGCCTGCATGAACGAGAGCGGAGCAACCTGCCGCAAGAGGAGGCGGACGCCGCCTTTACGCGGCTTTGGGCTTTAAAAGAAAGCTATCTCAAGTACTTAGGAGTAGGTCTGCGCCGCGATATGAGAGAGCTGGATTATTCCGGTTGTGTACAACCGTGCGGAAGCCGAGACATTGGTGATGCTGTGCTGACGTGGGGGCGATACCCGAGACTGTATTACAGCGTGTGCGCACAAGCACCGACGGATATTTGTGAGATAAACAGCGAGATGCTATATCAAACACTTTGCTGTGAGTAA
- a CDS encoding thioesterase II family protein encodes MKKLFCIPGAGASAVMFLPWMKELNGSEDFKLCLLEIPGRGMRKKDAPAKTMEELVDVLIQKIDIQLKPDESYVIYGYCFGAIIGYELCRKLRMLGKKEPEHFFCSSIGSPGNRKIAEPVFANRSFRGEIRQMFVRYFPEQLFTHTESLGQITELYTQHAFDKFDETQCIQPVPLDELMQDCGELAGKEENLARIVDFANDALDIFQYDQQMLLDYSHSEHESFLLGCPLTVMRGEQDTLTGEADLMEWKDYCDGGLVLKTVCGNHFTFEESRDEIMEIIRQESGGDSMTILDI; translated from the coding sequence ATGAAAAAATTATTTTGTATTCCAGGTGCCGGAGCCTCTGCAGTGATGTTTCTGCCGTGGATGAAAGAACTCAACGGCAGTGAAGATTTCAAACTGTGCCTGCTGGAAATTCCGGGACGCGGTATGCGAAAGAAGGACGCTCCGGCCAAAACGATGGAAGAGCTGGTGGATGTCCTGATTCAGAAGATAGACATTCAGCTGAAGCCGGACGAATCCTATGTGATTTATGGATACTGCTTTGGCGCGATTATTGGCTATGAATTGTGCCGCAAGCTTCGGATGCTGGGAAAAAAGGAACCTGAGCACTTTTTTTGCAGCTCTATCGGATCTCCGGGAAATCGAAAGATTGCGGAACCCGTGTTTGCGAACCGTTCGTTCCGAGGAGAAATTCGACAGATGTTTGTCCGATATTTTCCGGAACAGCTGTTTACCCACACAGAGAGCTTAGGGCAAATTACCGAATTGTATACACAGCATGCGTTTGACAAATTTGATGAGACGCAGTGTATTCAGCCCGTCCCGCTGGATGAGCTGATGCAGGACTGTGGCGAACTTGCCGGAAAAGAGGAAAACCTCGCGCGTATTGTGGATTTTGCCAATGACGCGCTGGACATTTTCCAATATGATCAGCAGATGTTGTTGGATTACAGTCATTCCGAGCACGAATCGTTTTTGCTGGGGTGTCCGCTGACTGTCATGCGCGGCGAGCAGGACACGCTGACCGGAGAAGCGGATCTCATGGAATGGAAGGATTACTGCGACGGCGGTTTGGTATTAAAGACCGTGTGCGGCAATCATTTTACCTTTGAGGAGAGCCGTGACGAGATCATGGAGATCATCCGACAGGAAAGCGGCGGAGATAGTATGACGATTTTAGATATTTGA
- a CDS encoding type I polyketide synthase, whose protein sequence is MQYHQIAVIGMSGRFAQSETLLDFRRVLSRKQDCIAEVSEKRKRLLGLEPDADCIQLGSIEDIDCFDHKYFGIPSKEADFMSPEQRLGLELATEAVLNAGYSLEQFRGKNCGVLVSSSEIAYNKERAASTSLSVLGNMKLMICGKIAYFLDLRAANAMYDAGCSSSLAAIHDACMKLMTEEWEYALVGGISLFTDIEDKKKQKYQTMGLLSPEYRSKAFDEQADGTSAGEGAAFVLLKRLKDAERDGDFIYGVLTSGAVNGDGARCSKVTMPSPEAQRQVIERAWRDSGNPELTEIEAHGIGNKIGDSVEAEALFENLRAAGLDKKEIYLSAVKTNIGHLYEAAGVASLVKVLLGFRYDEAYPLANFQQANALIDFASVGLTPLTETRHFSPGSHRVAGIDGFGISGTNVHVLVENYANKQVQERNDAPSLVKLSAQSEESFYGNSERFAQALRDGKTDYAAAVYTMNTARDDGAVRRLVYCDSKQDLLERLDMMRPTTEPQPKKLVFVLKQEDCEQAQCGAYETLFPGMRSFWKETGIPDLTFKCAAYRYFTACGMTPDYVLADKAGKAVVQYAAGRRSIEDLQAAVNQTDNDYTKVVKQLEKLAKDNNLLVVDFGHKGALRQLVCLEGVQVLSVARPREMAGLFVDWYNNGKSIDWEVFYQEKQPRVCLPGYAFEKCSHWITPEKKQAERVSGVTPSVVPPTSAPAAPSPAEPIQLPHLAQPIKMPHLAQASAQNEQMKPEPPINGDGKLIQVEQFLEKLWMKILNFSDSIAYDEDFFYLGGNSLLIEMMADPIDQQFGIDFDIYEIYENETIEKLAHRILETAS, encoded by the coding sequence ATGCAGTATCATCAAATCGCAGTCATTGGCATGAGCGGGCGGTTTGCCCAGTCGGAAACGCTGCTGGATTTCCGGCGCGTGCTCAGTCGAAAGCAGGACTGTATTGCGGAGGTGTCGGAAAAGCGCAAGCGTCTGCTGGGTTTAGAACCGGATGCCGATTGCATTCAGTTGGGAAGCATCGAGGACATTGACTGCTTCGACCACAAGTATTTCGGCATTCCGTCCAAAGAGGCGGATTTTATGAGTCCGGAACAGCGATTGGGTTTGGAACTTGCAACCGAAGCCGTACTAAATGCAGGTTATTCGTTAGAGCAGTTCCGCGGAAAAAATTGCGGCGTGTTGGTTTCCAGCTCGGAAATCGCGTACAACAAAGAGCGCGCCGCATCGACGTCTCTGTCGGTGCTGGGCAATATGAAACTGATGATCTGTGGAAAGATTGCATATTTTCTCGATCTGCGGGCGGCCAATGCGATGTATGACGCGGGTTGCTCGTCCTCGCTGGCAGCGATTCACGATGCGTGCATGAAGCTGATGACGGAGGAATGGGAGTATGCGCTGGTCGGAGGCATTTCTCTGTTCACAGACATCGAAGATAAGAAAAAACAGAAATATCAGACTATGGGTTTATTGTCTCCAGAGTACCGTAGTAAGGCATTCGATGAGCAGGCAGACGGCACGAGCGCAGGAGAAGGCGCTGCCTTTGTTTTGCTCAAGCGATTAAAAGATGCAGAGCGCGACGGGGATTTTATTTATGGCGTGCTGACCTCCGGCGCGGTCAACGGTGACGGCGCGCGGTGCAGCAAGGTGACGATGCCGAGTCCGGAGGCGCAGAGACAGGTCATTGAACGGGCATGGCGCGACAGCGGCAATCCGGAGCTCACAGAGATTGAAGCGCACGGCATTGGAAACAAAATCGGTGATTCTGTCGAAGCAGAAGCGCTATTTGAAAATTTGCGTGCCGCTGGGCTGGATAAAAAAGAGATTTACCTCAGCGCGGTCAAGACCAACATTGGACACTTGTATGAAGCCGCCGGTGTGGCAAGTCTGGTAAAGGTGTTGCTGGGCTTCCGCTATGATGAGGCGTATCCGCTGGCAAACTTCCAGCAGGCGAACGCCCTGATTGATTTCGCTTCGGTGGGTTTGACTCCACTGACCGAAACCCGACATTTTTCACCGGGAAGCCATCGGGTTGCCGGTATTGACGGTTTCGGAATCAGTGGAACCAACGTCCATGTTTTGGTAGAAAACTATGCCAACAAGCAGGTACAGGAGCGCAATGACGCGCCGAGCCTCGTCAAACTGAGCGCCCAGAGTGAGGAATCCTTCTATGGCAACAGCGAGCGGTTTGCGCAGGCGCTTCGTGACGGCAAGACCGATTACGCGGCCGCCGTGTACACAATGAACACAGCGCGCGACGACGGTGCTGTGCGTCGGCTGGTCTATTGCGACAGCAAACAGGATTTGCTAGAACGGCTGGATATGATGCGCCCGACAACGGAGCCGCAGCCCAAGAAACTTGTATTTGTGCTCAAACAGGAGGACTGTGAGCAGGCGCAGTGCGGGGCGTATGAGACACTGTTTCCCGGTATGCGCTCGTTCTGGAAGGAGACTGGTATACCGGATCTGACGTTTAAGTGCGCGGCCTATCGGTATTTCACTGCGTGCGGCATGACCCCGGATTACGTTCTGGCAGACAAAGCCGGCAAGGCGGTGGTACAGTATGCCGCGGGACGCCGGAGCATAGAGGATTTGCAGGCGGCTGTAAACCAGACGGACAATGATTATACAAAAGTGGTCAAGCAGCTGGAAAAGTTAGCAAAAGATAATAACTTATTGGTTGTCGATTTTGGACATAAGGGCGCTCTGCGCCAGTTGGTTTGCCTGGAGGGCGTACAGGTCTTGTCTGTGGCGCGTCCGCGCGAGATGGCAGGATTATTTGTCGATTGGTACAACAACGGCAAATCCATCGACTGGGAGGTATTCTATCAGGAAAAGCAGCCGCGCGTGTGCCTGCCCGGCTACGCGTTTGAGAAGTGCAGCCACTGGATCACACCGGAAAAAAAGCAGGCGGAGCGCGTTTCCGGCGTGACGCCGAGCGTTGTGCCGCCGACATCGGCACCGGCTGCTCCGTCGCCAGCTGAGCCGATTCAGCTGCCGCATTTGGCGCAGCCAATCAAAATGCCGCATCTCGCACAGGCATCGGCACAGAACGAGCAGATGAAACCGGAGCCGCCGATAAACGGAGACGGAAAACTGATTCAAGTTGAGCAGTTTTTGGAAAAGCTCTGGATGAAAATTTTGAATTTCTCGGATAGCATTGCTTACGACGAGGACTTCTTTTATTTGGGCGGAAATTCGCTGCTCATTGAGATGATGGCGGACCCGATTGACCAGCAATTTGGCATTGACTTTGATATTTATGAGATTTACGAGAACGAGACCATTGAAAAGCTCGCGCATCGTATTTTGGAGACTGCATCGTAA